Within the Thermosynechococcaceae cyanobacterium Okahandja genome, the region GAAACTCACAAACTGTTACAGTTTCTCACAAACCTATACCAAGGCTACAGCTTCAATGCTACGATGCCGTTGAATCTGGCTGAAATGCCTAGATCATGACTATCTCGTGGGAGATTGGGAGTTAAATTCGCATGACAACACTAACTGGGCAACCCCCGCTGTACGGTGGCAGCACTGGCGGCCTCCTCAGCAAAGCCGATGTGGAAGAAAAGTACGCTATCACTTGGATCAGCCCTAAAGAGCAGGTCTTTGAAATGCCGACCGCTGGGGCAGCCGTAATGCGCGAAGGCGAAAATTTGGTGTATCTTGCTCGCAAAGAGCAGTGCCTTGCTTTGGCAGCGCAGCAACTGCGTCCTCGCAAAATCAACGACTACAAAATCTACCGTATTTTTCCCGATGGGGAAACGGTACTCCTGCATCCAAAAGATGGGGTCTTCCCAGAAAAAGTGAATCAAGGTCGCGAAGCGGTGAACACTGTGCCCCGCTCGATTGGTCAGAACCCCAACCCGGCTCAAATTAAGTTTACTGGCAAAAAGCCTTACGATCCCTAGGGGATTCCCCTTGAAATATAGAGGGATGCAGAACCCCTGCACCCTCTTTTTTATTGCTCTTGCCAGCCTATTGATCCAGCCGCAGCACAGGGATCAGTGTTGATCTATATCACAGGGAACCCGTGTTTTCTGTGGCACACTAAGCATGAAGGTTTTTGGCAGTCCCCATGTTTAACCCCCTCACCGTTCGCTTCTGGGGTGTGCGCGGTAGCATTCCCTCACCGGGTGCCCATACCGTTCGCTACGGCGGCAATACCCCCTGCGTGGAAATTCAGGCCAACGGCCAGCGGATTATTTTTGACGGTGGTACGGGGCTACGGGTGCTCGGGGAGCACTTAATGACGCAACTGCCAGTGGCTGCCCACCTCTTTTTTACCCATACCCACTGGGATCATATTCAGGGGTTTCCCTTTTTTCAGCCGGCGTTTGTGCCCGGCAACGAATTCCACATTTATGCGGTTCCGGGGCAAAACGGCCAAGGAATTGAGCGCCGCCTCAACGATCAAATGCTGCACCCCAACTTTCCCGTGCCCCTGCAAATTATGGGGGGGGATCTGCATTTTCACGATCTGGAGATTGGCGAGCGGGTTAACTTGGGGGATGGTGTCACCGTCAGCAATCAAGCTCTGTACCATCCCGGTGGCGGGGTGGGCTATCGCGTGAGTTGGCAAGGGATTCATGTGGCCTATATTACCGACACCGAGCACTTGCCGGATCAACTGCATCCCGGGGCGTTGGCCCTAGCGGAGCGCGCCGATGTGATGATTTACGATGCCACTTACACCGATGAAGAATACCATCATCCCCGCCAAAGTAAGGTGGGCTGGGGGCACTCCACATGGCAAGAGGCCATTAAGTTAGCAGAAGCCGCCGCCGTGAAGCAACTGATCC harbors:
- a CDS encoding photosystem I reaction center subunit II, with product MTTLTGQPPLYGGSTGGLLSKADVEEKYAITWISPKEQVFEMPTAGAAVMREGENLVYLARKEQCLALAAQQLRPRKINDYKIYRIFPDGETVLLHPKDGVFPEKVNQGREAVNTVPRSIGQNPNPAQIKFTGKKPYDP
- a CDS encoding MBL fold metallo-hydrolase, whose product is MFNPLTVRFWGVRGSIPSPGAHTVRYGGNTPCVEIQANGQRIIFDGGTGLRVLGEHLMTQLPVAAHLFFTHTHWDHIQGFPFFQPAFVPGNEFHIYAVPGQNGQGIERRLNDQMLHPNFPVPLQIMGGDLHFHDLEIGERVNLGDGVTVSNQALYHPGGGVGYRVSWQGIHVAYITDTEHLPDQLHPGALALAERADVMIYDATYTDEEYHHPRQSKVGWGHSTWQEAIKLAEAAAVKQLILFHHDPSHDDDFLDAIGHMARQQFPQTLLAREGLVISVYPNVIHFPATAQAS